The following coding sequences are from one Lolium rigidum isolate FL_2022 chromosome 6, APGP_CSIRO_Lrig_0.1, whole genome shotgun sequence window:
- the LOC124667836 gene encoding late embryogenesis abundant protein 14-like encodes MASRQDQASYHAGEAKARAEEKTGHMMGAAQEKAREAKDTASDAAGRAMDRGGDAKEATKEKAYEAKDAASDATGRAMDKGRGAAEATKEKGCEAKDKAAGTAQQTGSYIGQTAEAAKQKAAGAAQYTVDTARAGAEQTGSYVAQTAEVAKQKAGAVAQYAVDTAVAGKDKTGSLLVQAGETVKGAAVGAKDAVMNTIGMGGDTTNGSANVPAKDTSTYKPATRDY; translated from the exons ATGGCTTCTCGTCAGGACCAAGCTAGCTACCACGCCGGTGAGGCCAAGGCCCGCGCCGAG GAGAAGACGGGGCACATGATGGGCGCGGCGCAGGAGAAGGCGAGGGAGGCCAAGGACACGGCCTCCGACGCCGCGGGCCGCGCCATGGACCGGGGCGGCGACGCCAAGGAGGCGACCAAGGAGAAGGCCTACGAGGCCAAGGACGCGGCGTCGGACGCCACGGGCCGCGCCATGGACAAGGGCCGCGGTGCAGCGGAGGCCACCAAGGAGAAGGGCTGCGAGGCCAAGGACAAGGCGGCCGGGACCGCGCAGCAGACCGGGAGCTACATCGGGCAGACGGCCGAGGCGGCCAAGCAGAAGGCGGCCGGCGCCGCGCAGTATACCGTGGACAccgcgcgcgcgggcgcggagcAGACTGGGAGCTACGTCGCGCAGACCGCCGAGGTTGCCAAGCAGAAGGCCGGCGCCGTGGCGCAGTACGCCGTGGATACTGCCGTCGCCGGCAAGGACAAGACTGGCAGCCTCCTCGTGCAG GCAGGGGAGACGGTGAAGGGCGCGGCGGTGGGGGCCAAGGACGCGGTGATGAACACGATCGGAATGGGCGGCGACACCACAAACGGCAGCGCCAACGTCCCAGCCAAGGACACGAGCACTTACAAGCCTGCCACTCGGGATTACTAA